A portion of the Myxococcus stipitatus genome contains these proteins:
- a CDS encoding serine hydrolase domain-containing protein, with the protein MTRSGLLFAALWLWAAPSLAAPRLPFECETVGGDEAGAGAPQAFTAEVQKALDAAVRAELSQGPVAGLSVGVTRGEQRWVCAYGYRDVVKKLPATPRTTYRLASITKSFTAVAVLQLVEQGKLDLDADIHALVPAYPSKQWTVTVRDLLGHLSGVPTYDGLASSDNVKALGTREAISLFAQKPLSFEPRTRYLYSTWGYNLLGAAVEAASGQSYRDYLREHVFQRAGMAHADLDVIATRDEHQAAGYRVKDGVLKASRFLDVSSRFGGGGTRGSVDDLLGFGRAVLRHQLVSRETMGRMQASMATSDGRLTDYGMGFATYPLRGHYLVAHAGGQPETTTLLVMFPAEDTVIALATNIEGEAKRLRRLSIRLMEGVLEDGLARRDAHFADPVDAVVYEGLGRIASYGLAYHQWGTRGPGALPPEEDLPGAFSRVAELLDRKLIARDGKAALERIRGGHDPRLGSVFIRVGAHMARTLEKAHGAERLRAYPAEGPLSFFADYLAACDALGLPDAERFGGTLRADLLRFVAGWKRAQVPEPLLRQRLDEVKDPEAHWPALKKLATTAPELRPDFSDELLRVADGFGWRKQAAPRLRWLERAVELQPGSVDARLALSQALLAAKRDDEVPPLLREALATPQGALALAPAAFLKRVVLEAQDAKVGLGLVRAGVALHPDSPELWEALAKRERAQGHKAEAKAALRQARRARELRPEALAPPESTSRPGAEPGSGPVPDDHGLVRSRRAP; encoded by the coding sequence ATGACGAGGTCCGGGCTGCTGTTCGCCGCGCTGTGGCTGTGGGCCGCGCCGTCGCTGGCGGCGCCCAGGCTCCCCTTCGAGTGCGAGACCGTCGGTGGAGACGAGGCGGGCGCCGGGGCGCCCCAGGCGTTCACGGCCGAGGTCCAGAAGGCCCTGGACGCCGCCGTCCGCGCGGAGCTGTCGCAGGGGCCCGTCGCGGGCCTGTCCGTGGGCGTCACGCGCGGCGAGCAGCGCTGGGTGTGCGCGTACGGCTACCGGGACGTGGTGAAGAAGCTGCCCGCGACGCCGCGCACCACGTACCGCCTGGCCTCCATCACCAAGTCCTTCACCGCGGTGGCGGTGCTCCAGCTGGTGGAGCAGGGGAAGCTGGACCTGGACGCGGACATCCACGCGCTGGTGCCGGCGTACCCGTCGAAGCAGTGGACCGTCACGGTGAGGGACCTGCTGGGACACCTGAGCGGCGTGCCCACGTATGACGGGCTCGCCTCCAGCGACAACGTGAAGGCGCTGGGGACGCGGGAGGCCATCTCCCTCTTCGCCCAGAAGCCGCTCTCCTTCGAGCCGCGCACCCGCTACCTGTACAGCACGTGGGGCTACAACCTGCTGGGCGCGGCGGTGGAGGCCGCGTCGGGCCAGTCCTACCGAGACTACCTGCGCGAGCACGTCTTCCAGCGCGCGGGCATGGCGCACGCGGACCTGGACGTCATCGCCACGCGCGACGAGCACCAGGCCGCCGGCTACCGGGTGAAGGACGGCGTGCTCAAGGCGTCGCGCTTCCTGGACGTCTCCAGCCGCTTCGGCGGTGGCGGGACGCGGGGCTCGGTGGACGACCTGCTCGGCTTCGGCCGCGCGGTGCTCCGCCACCAGCTGGTCAGCCGGGAGACCATGGGACGGATGCAGGCGTCCATGGCCACCAGCGACGGCCGCCTCACCGACTACGGCATGGGCTTCGCGACCTATCCCCTGCGCGGCCACTACCTGGTGGCGCACGCGGGCGGCCAGCCGGAGACGACGACGCTCCTGGTGATGTTCCCGGCGGAGGACACCGTCATCGCGCTGGCCACCAACATCGAGGGCGAGGCGAAGCGGCTGCGGCGCCTGTCCATCCGGCTGATGGAGGGCGTGCTGGAGGACGGCCTCGCGCGGCGCGACGCGCACTTCGCGGACCCCGTGGACGCGGTGGTGTACGAGGGCCTGGGGCGCATCGCCAGCTATGGCCTGGCGTACCACCAGTGGGGCACGCGCGGGCCGGGCGCGCTGCCTCCGGAGGAGGACCTGCCCGGGGCGTTCTCGCGCGTGGCGGAGCTCCTGGACCGCAAGCTCATCGCCCGGGACGGGAAGGCGGCGCTGGAGCGCATCCGGGGCGGACACGACCCGAGGCTCGGCTCCGTCTTCATCCGCGTGGGCGCGCACATGGCGCGGACGCTGGAGAAGGCGCATGGCGCCGAGCGGCTGCGCGCGTATCCGGCCGAGGGCCCGCTGTCCTTCTTCGCGGACTACCTGGCCGCGTGTGACGCCCTGGGCCTGCCGGACGCGGAGCGCTTCGGGGGGACGCTGCGCGCGGACCTGCTGCGCTTCGTGGCGGGCTGGAAGCGCGCGCAGGTGCCGGAGCCCCTCTTGCGCCAGCGCCTGGACGAGGTGAAGGACCCGGAGGCGCACTGGCCCGCGCTGAAGAAGCTGGCGACCACGGCCCCGGAGCTGCGGCCGGACTTCTCCGACGAGCTCCTGCGCGTCGCGGACGGGTTCGGCTGGCGCAAGCAGGCCGCGCCGCGGCTGCGCTGGCTGGAGCGAGCGGTGGAGCTGCAGCCGGGCAGCGTGGACGCGCGCCTGGCGCTGTCCCAGGCGCTCTTGGCGGCGAAGCGGGACGACGAGGTGCCGCCGCTCCTGCGCGAGGCGCTGGCCACGCCCCAGGGCGCGCTGGCGCTCGCGCCCGCCGCCTTCCTCAAGCGCGTGGTGCTGGAGGCGCAGGACGCGAAGGTGGGGCTGGGGCTGGTGCGCGCGGGCGTGGCGCTGCACCCGGACTCGCCCGAGCTGTGGGAGGCCCTGGCGAAGCGCGAGCGCGCCCAGGGCCACAAGGCGGAGGCGAAGGCGGCGCTGCGCCAGGCCCGGCGCGCGCGCGAGCTCCGTCCGGAAGCCCTGGCTCCCCCGGAGTCCACGAGTCGTCCGGGAGCGGAGCCGGGCAGCGGCCCGGTGCCGGATGACCACGGGCTGGTGCGCTCGC
- a CDS encoding GDSL-type esterase/lipase family protein, with product MLPALACGLLVACEIGAEPRLLSRAPAPPREAPAPGPTPSPPRVGEPPAPAVRPRVMPSLPERTRANQALAEKLGAPGATVDDPCVEQGAQGCARTALSPWFESLDALASGLASGPSVIEAFGNSLIAGDRIVDIIRDDLGAAFGTAGRGILLVDRMAPYGGRGRTGMSKGGWQPRTLGELRAPPHRFGVTGVYHVATEARARSRFKLEGETRGTLWWLDAPKAGGFSVVSGDQVLARTEPTGSGEPRSTHFTLPEGATVVDIVAEKGAVAQGVVLQHARPGVILDMLGVPSADATLYARLDDAALRAQLAERDPRLLLFFLGGNESKRLEWKRTDLDTLRTDLRALLRRARAAAPGSACMVVGPMDAVRDTKADGKKPFTQRPFLEAVVAAEREVTTAEGCAFFDLYSAMGGKGALARFHQAGFMHDDLVHPRGRGLDVLGHLVTDALLRAWVAAPQGRRVAALTPAAAPPAAAPERTVEAAP from the coding sequence GTGCTCCCCGCCCTGGCGTGCGGCCTCTTGGTCGCCTGTGAAATCGGCGCGGAGCCCCGGCTCCTCTCCCGCGCGCCCGCGCCGCCGCGCGAGGCTCCCGCGCCCGGTCCCACGCCCTCGCCGCCCCGCGTGGGCGAGCCCCCCGCGCCCGCGGTGCGTCCCCGGGTGATGCCCTCGTTGCCGGAGCGCACGCGCGCCAATCAGGCCCTGGCCGAGAAGCTGGGGGCGCCGGGCGCCACCGTGGACGACCCGTGCGTGGAGCAGGGCGCCCAGGGCTGCGCGCGCACGGCGCTGTCGCCGTGGTTCGAGTCGCTGGACGCGCTGGCGTCGGGGCTGGCGTCGGGGCCCTCGGTCATCGAGGCGTTCGGCAATTCGCTCATCGCGGGCGACCGCATCGTGGACATCATCCGCGATGACCTGGGGGCCGCCTTCGGCACCGCCGGCAGGGGCATCCTGCTGGTGGACCGCATGGCGCCGTACGGCGGGCGCGGGCGCACCGGGATGAGCAAGGGCGGGTGGCAGCCCCGCACGCTGGGCGAGCTGCGCGCGCCGCCGCACCGGTTCGGCGTCACCGGCGTGTACCACGTGGCCACCGAGGCCCGGGCTCGCAGCCGCTTCAAGCTGGAGGGCGAGACGCGGGGCACGCTGTGGTGGCTGGACGCGCCGAAGGCGGGCGGCTTCTCCGTCGTCAGCGGCGACCAGGTGCTGGCGAGGACGGAGCCCACCGGCAGCGGCGAGCCGCGCTCCACGCACTTCACGCTGCCCGAGGGCGCGACGGTGGTGGACATCGTGGCGGAGAAGGGCGCGGTGGCGCAGGGCGTGGTGCTCCAGCACGCGCGCCCGGGCGTCATCCTGGACATGCTGGGCGTGCCCTCCGCGGACGCGACGCTGTACGCGCGCCTGGACGACGCGGCGCTGCGCGCGCAGCTGGCGGAGCGCGACCCGCGGCTGCTCCTCTTCTTCCTCGGGGGCAACGAGTCGAAGCGCCTGGAGTGGAAGCGCACGGACCTGGACACGCTGCGCACGGACCTGCGCGCGCTGCTGCGCCGCGCCCGCGCCGCCGCGCCGGGCAGCGCGTGCATGGTGGTGGGCCCCATGGACGCGGTGCGCGACACGAAGGCGGACGGCAAGAAGCCCTTCACCCAGCGCCCCTTCCTGGAGGCGGTGGTGGCGGCGGAGCGCGAGGTGACCACGGCCGAGGGCTGCGCCTTCTTCGACCTCTACTCGGCCATGGGCGGCAAGGGCGCGCTGGCGCGCTTCCACCAGGCGGGCTTCATGCACGACGACCTGGTGCACCCGCGTGGGCGGGGGCTGGACGTGCTGGGCCACCTGGTGACGGACGCGCTCTTGCGCGCCTGGGTGGCGGCGCCGCAGGGCCGGCGCGTGGCCGCGTTGACACCCGCCGCCGCGCCGCCGGCCGCCGCGCCGGAGCGCACCGTGGAGGCCGCGCCATGA
- a CDS encoding helix-turn-helix domain-containing protein has translation MATRTKFHRKFGGHVRKLRNSRELTQEALAERSNLSVDAIRRIERGAFSPSLETLGKLTAGLEVSLKTLFQGFEHERTDEVAELCDFLSGLSGDDVRRARRVLVAMFDGH, from the coding sequence GTGGCGACCCGGACGAAGTTCCATCGCAAATTCGGCGGTCACGTGCGCAAGCTCCGCAACAGCCGGGAGCTGACGCAGGAGGCCCTCGCGGAGCGCAGCAACCTCTCCGTGGACGCCATCCGTCGCATCGAGCGGGGGGCCTTCTCTCCCTCCCTGGAAACGCTGGGCAAGCTGACCGCGGGGCTGGAGGTCTCCTTGAAGACGCTCTTCCAGGGCTTCGAGCACGAGCGCACGGACGAGGTGGCGGAGCTGTGCGACTTCCTCTCCGGGCTCTCCGGGGACGACGTGCGCCGCGCCCGGCGCGTGCTCGTGGCCATGTTCGACGGGCACTGA
- a CDS encoding response regulator yields the protein MIPGALAGTVLVVVHDEDLRSILRDVLTTEGLRVAGVKDALEALTWLEVHDAPVLVVLDMDLPRLSGLDLLGRLFRHSRWGGGLTVLALASRPVDHPLVIDTLAKPFDAAALLSRVRTWHLLWH from the coding sequence GTGATTCCAGGCGCCCTCGCTGGCACCGTCCTCGTCGTCGTCCACGACGAGGACCTCCGCTCCATCCTCCGCGACGTACTCACCACCGAGGGCCTGCGTGTCGCGGGCGTGAAGGACGCCCTCGAGGCCCTCACCTGGCTGGAGGTCCACGACGCCCCCGTCCTGGTGGTGCTCGACATGGACCTGCCCCGGCTGAGCGGGCTGGACCTGCTGGGCCGCCTGTTCCGCCACTCCAGGTGGGGAGGCGGGCTCACCGTGCTCGCCCTGGCCTCCCGCCCCGTCGACCACCCGCTCGTCATCGACACCCTGGCCAAGCCCTTCGACGCCGCCGCGCTCCTTTCGCGCGTGCGCACCTGGCACCTGCTCTGGCATTGA
- a CDS encoding MarR family winged helix-turn-helix transcriptional regulator, which produces MATTRKIRDALHLDEQLCFSLYSTMHLLNRTYRPLLEKLGLTYPQYLAMLVLWEEDGVTVKALGERLLLDSGTLTPLLKRLESAGWVKRERDAADERLVRITLTSAGRALRTRAECVPPAILSASGCSVEQLQDLKAQVLAIRDQLNARLEHEPASTPKRRKAAGR; this is translated from the coding sequence ATGGCCACGACCAGGAAGATTCGGGACGCGCTGCACCTGGACGAGCAGCTCTGCTTCAGCCTGTACTCGACGATGCACCTGCTCAACCGCACGTACCGGCCGCTGCTGGAGAAGCTGGGGCTGACGTATCCGCAGTACCTGGCGATGCTGGTGTTGTGGGAGGAGGACGGGGTGACGGTGAAGGCGCTGGGGGAGCGGCTGCTGCTCGACTCGGGGACGCTGACGCCGCTGCTCAAGCGCCTGGAGTCGGCGGGGTGGGTGAAGCGGGAGCGGGACGCGGCGGACGAGCGGCTGGTGCGCATCACCCTGACGTCGGCGGGGCGCGCGCTGCGGACCCGCGCCGAGTGCGTCCCGCCCGCCATCCTCTCGGCGTCCGGCTGTTCGGTGGAGCAGCTCCAGGACCTCAAGGCCCAGGTGCTCGCCATCCGCGACCAGCTCAACGCCCGGTTGGAGCACGAGCCGGCCTCGACGCCGAAGCGGCGCAAGGCCGCGGGCCGCTAG
- a CDS encoding ATP-dependent helicase HrpB: protein MTNPLPALSAVPVSQSMQPSAEPLPQKQGASRFDGVLADKAVASARETPAVAPVEATAKAEGPVLHMVTQVARDLEQGQRVLDRIIASASSGASFSNAELLSLQASMYRYTQELDLVSRVVEKGTSGLKDVLKTQV from the coding sequence ATGACGAACCCGCTGCCCGCCTTGTCCGCCGTGCCGGTGTCCCAGTCGATGCAGCCGTCCGCGGAGCCGCTCCCGCAGAAGCAGGGAGCGTCACGCTTCGACGGCGTGCTCGCGGACAAGGCCGTCGCCAGCGCGCGGGAGACTCCCGCCGTTGCTCCCGTGGAGGCGACGGCGAAGGCGGAGGGCCCGGTCCTCCACATGGTGACGCAGGTGGCGCGCGACCTGGAGCAGGGGCAGCGCGTGCTCGACCGCATCATCGCCTCCGCGTCCTCGGGGGCTTCCTTCTCCAACGCGGAGCTGCTGTCGCTCCAGGCCTCCATGTACCGCTACACGCAGGAGCTCGACCTGGTGAGTCGCGTCGTCGAGAAGGGCACCAGCGGCTTGAAGGACGTCCTCAAGACGCAGGTCTAG
- a CDS encoding NAD(P)-dependent oxidoreductase has translation MTTNTLKPVLIIGGSGVVGRRAVKALRRLQPRLPIWIGGRDTHKAAALAREIGLAEAVRIDLERDDLGLPPDADVSGVVVLLKDDTLRSLRYAQGRGVPYVSFSDFAFDIGPAVALHARHPTRAPVLLLGHFLGGVMTLVTLHLAREFKAVHSIEMGGVFDEEDVGGPAASGDMERLTKGVPSPLIRHEGRFLWASEEVATRVFHGVDGTAWTGRAYPLLDVPSLAAATDANTVRIDFAVRPVARRPPGQGPGLEVVIEITGETPEGTTKRVRHALVDTEVHSGLSALGAALATERLLGLAGGAPVAPGLYHPESVLDPAYVVERVRESGTRLWTM, from the coding sequence ATGACCACGAACACGTTGAAGCCTGTCCTCATCATCGGTGGCTCGGGAGTCGTCGGGCGCCGGGCCGTGAAGGCCCTGCGTCGACTCCAGCCCCGGCTGCCCATCTGGATTGGAGGCCGCGACACGCACAAGGCCGCGGCGCTCGCCCGCGAGATCGGCCTGGCGGAGGCGGTGCGCATCGACCTGGAGCGCGACGACCTGGGACTCCCGCCGGACGCGGACGTCAGCGGCGTCGTCGTGCTGCTGAAGGACGACACGCTGCGCTCCCTGAGGTACGCGCAGGGCCGGGGCGTGCCCTATGTGTCCTTCTCCGACTTCGCCTTCGACATCGGTCCCGCCGTGGCGCTGCACGCGCGCCACCCCACGCGCGCGCCCGTCCTGCTGCTGGGGCACTTCCTGGGGGGCGTCATGACGCTCGTGACGCTGCACCTCGCGCGGGAGTTCAAGGCGGTCCACTCCATCGAGATGGGGGGCGTATTCGATGAAGAGGACGTGGGCGGGCCGGCCGCGAGCGGCGACATGGAGCGGCTGACGAAGGGCGTGCCCAGCCCGCTCATCCGACACGAGGGGCGCTTCCTCTGGGCCTCGGAGGAGGTGGCGACGCGGGTGTTCCACGGCGTGGATGGCACGGCGTGGACGGGGCGCGCGTATCCGCTGCTCGACGTGCCGAGCCTCGCGGCGGCGACGGACGCGAACACCGTGCGGATCGACTTCGCGGTGCGGCCCGTCGCGCGGCGTCCTCCGGGACAGGGCCCCGGGCTCGAGGTCGTCATCGAAATCACCGGGGAGACGCCAGAGGGGACGACGAAGCGCGTGCGCCATGCGCTCGTGGACACGGAGGTCCATTCGGGGCTCAGCGCGCTGGGGGCGGCGCTCGCCACGGAGCGGCTGCTGGGGCTCGCCGGTGGGGCACCCGTCGCGCCGGGGCTGTACCACCCCGAGAGCGTGCTCGACCCCGCCTACGTCGTCGAGCGCGTGAGGGAGTCGGGGACGCGTCTCTGGACGATGTGA
- a CDS encoding NAD(P)-dependent oxidoreductase: MSVNTQKPVLIIGGSGVVGSLAAKALRRLHPTLPLVIGGRDMARAQAVARELGHAEATRVDLERADLGQPASRAYGAIAMFLKDDSLRSLRYAQAQGAAYLGISTGLFEVAPEVAYFIHQPGRSAVLMDSNWLAGAATLATLHFAREFQSLEVIEIAAVLDEQDVGGPAALADLSRQTGATPNTLLLEEGRWRWVDVASSARTVRGVDGRDVLAQPYSLLDPASLAAATGARSVRFDVAVGVSAARRRGEPFSTEFIIELEGVRRDGTRARVRHEVSHPAGQAPVTATGVAVGIERLLGLVGGAPAAPGLYLPDTLIDPEHLVRRLQDAGTRFHRA; the protein is encoded by the coding sequence ATGTCCGTGAACACGCAGAAGCCGGTACTCATCATTGGAGGTTCGGGCGTCGTCGGCTCGCTGGCCGCGAAGGCGTTGCGCCGGCTCCATCCGACGTTGCCCCTGGTCATCGGAGGCAGGGATATGGCCCGCGCGCAGGCCGTGGCGCGGGAGCTGGGGCACGCGGAGGCCACGCGGGTGGACCTGGAGCGCGCGGACCTGGGGCAGCCCGCGTCGCGCGCGTATGGCGCCATCGCGATGTTCCTCAAGGACGACTCGCTGCGCTCGCTGCGCTACGCGCAGGCCCAGGGCGCGGCGTACCTGGGCATCTCCACCGGTCTGTTCGAGGTCGCGCCGGAGGTGGCGTACTTCATCCACCAGCCCGGACGCTCGGCCGTCCTCATGGACAGCAACTGGCTGGCGGGCGCGGCGACGCTGGCCACGCTCCACTTCGCCCGCGAGTTCCAGTCGCTGGAGGTGATTGAAATCGCGGCGGTGCTCGACGAGCAGGACGTGGGCGGGCCGGCGGCCCTGGCGGACCTGTCGAGACAGACGGGGGCCACGCCGAACACGCTGCTGCTCGAGGAGGGACGGTGGCGCTGGGTCGACGTGGCGTCCTCGGCGCGCACCGTGCGTGGCGTGGATGGGCGGGACGTCCTGGCGCAGCCATACTCGCTGCTCGACCCCGCGAGCCTCGCGGCGGCGACGGGCGCGAGGTCCGTCCGCTTCGACGTGGCGGTGGGCGTGTCCGCCGCGCGCCGCCGGGGGGAGCCCTTCTCCACGGAGTTCATCATCGAGTTGGAGGGTGTGCGGAGGGACGGGACACGGGCGCGCGTGCGCCACGAGGTCAGCCACCCCGCGGGGCAGGCGCCGGTGACGGCGACGGGCGTGGCGGTGGGCATCGAGCGGCTGCTCGGGCTCGTCGGAGGCGCTCCCGCCGCGCCGGGCCTCTACCTCCCCGACACCCTCATCGACCCCGAGCACCTGGTGCGACGTCTCCAGGACGCCGGGACCCGCTTCCATCGCGCGTGA
- a CDS encoding TetR/AcrR family transcriptional regulator → MSDTSSKKLPKAQRRDQLLDTAMAIVREEGTDALTLGHLAERAGVSKPIPYEHFKTRPGLLMALYERIDGQQLAALTEALSRTRRKLEDVAKVLSAAYMRCYANMGPELHAVSAALKGDEEMEAFYQRVLDGYVAFYQETLAPFCDLPRDTLRQRCVGIIGAAEAISREMLRGEVPETTAAATLSSLIVAWLSSRK, encoded by the coding sequence ATGAGCGACACGTCATCCAAGAAGCTGCCGAAGGCCCAACGACGCGACCAGCTGCTGGACACGGCCATGGCCATCGTGCGGGAGGAGGGCACGGACGCGCTGACGCTGGGGCACCTCGCCGAGCGCGCGGGCGTGAGCAAGCCCATCCCCTACGAGCACTTCAAGACGCGCCCCGGGCTGTTGATGGCCCTGTACGAGCGCATCGACGGGCAGCAGCTGGCCGCGCTCACGGAGGCGCTCTCCCGCACGCGACGCAAGCTGGAGGACGTCGCGAAGGTCTTGAGCGCGGCGTACATGCGCTGCTACGCGAACATGGGCCCGGAGCTGCACGCCGTCTCCGCCGCGCTGAAGGGCGACGAGGAGATGGAGGCCTTCTACCAGCGGGTGCTGGACGGCTACGTGGCCTTCTACCAGGAGACGCTCGCGCCCTTCTGCGACCTGCCCCGGGACACGCTGCGCCAGCGCTGCGTGGGCATCATCGGCGCGGCGGAGGCCATCTCCCGGGAGATGCTCCGGGGCGAGGTGCCGGAGACCACCGCCGCCGCGACGCTGTCCTCGCTCATCGTCGCCTGGCTGTCGTCGAGGAAGTAG
- a CDS encoding LysR family transcriptional regulator — translation MLDSVTIDQLRTLRAVAEEGSFSAAARKLGQGQPAVSQAMQRLEKQLGLRLFDRSGRVPRLTAKGEAVVAAARRLHEDLASFQVVVGRLKSGEETKLSLVVDAMFPTDALLDFVKELAREHPGVELALEVELLSAVTERVRERRATLGIAGADLDLTGLEQRPIALLKMIPVAAPSHPLAAVKGVLTDEHLASAIQVVLSERLAEGKTGTVDRGVLGTRVWRVADLMTKHSLLVGGVGWGHEPEHLVRDDLAAGRLVALRLAAWEGGPPPQRPLALVRRKGTPLGPVATWASNRLTSLCQLALGGADHHTT, via the coding sequence GTGCTCGACAGCGTCACCATCGACCAACTCCGCACGCTCCGCGCGGTGGCGGAGGAGGGCAGCTTCTCCGCGGCGGCGCGGAAGCTCGGCCAGGGCCAGCCCGCCGTCAGCCAGGCCATGCAGCGGCTGGAGAAGCAGCTGGGCCTGCGCCTCTTCGACCGCAGCGGACGCGTCCCCCGCCTGACGGCGAAGGGCGAGGCCGTCGTCGCGGCGGCCCGGCGCCTCCACGAGGACCTCGCCTCGTTCCAGGTCGTGGTGGGCCGGCTCAAGAGCGGCGAGGAGACGAAGCTGTCGCTCGTCGTGGACGCCATGTTCCCCACCGACGCGCTGCTGGACTTCGTGAAGGAGCTGGCGCGCGAGCACCCCGGCGTGGAGCTGGCGCTGGAGGTGGAGCTGCTGTCGGCGGTGACGGAGCGCGTGCGCGAGCGTCGCGCGACGCTGGGCATCGCTGGCGCGGACCTGGACCTCACCGGCCTGGAGCAGCGCCCCATCGCGCTCCTGAAGATGATTCCCGTCGCCGCGCCGTCGCATCCGCTGGCCGCCGTGAAGGGCGTGCTCACCGACGAGCACCTCGCCTCCGCCATCCAGGTGGTCCTGAGCGAGCGGCTCGCGGAGGGGAAGACCGGCACCGTGGACCGGGGCGTCCTCGGCACGCGCGTCTGGCGCGTCGCGGACCTGATGACGAAGCACTCGCTCCTCGTCGGCGGCGTGGGCTGGGGGCACGAACCCGAACACCTCGTCCGCGACGACCTCGCGGCGGGCCGGCTGGTCGCCCTGCGGCTGGCGGCCTGGGAGGGAGGCCCCCCGCCCCAGCGCCCGCTCGCCCTGGTGCGCCGCAAGGGCACGCCGCTGGGCCCCGTGGCGACGTGGGCGTCGAACCGGCTCACCTCGCTGTGCCAGCTGGCGCTCGGCGGCGCGGACCATCACACGACGTGA
- a CDS encoding pirin family protein, producing the protein MSTTTQVSVPLTPHTTPRPRTVESVHGGGALHWVGDGFRVHTLVPSGGLRQERTSPFLLLDYHPPFDYPALEKGQRGVGWHPHRGFETVTLAFEGSVAHRDNAGHSGVIGPGDVQWMTAASGILHEEYHEPAFSRRGGTFHMLQLWVNLPRKDKMSPPGYQPITKEQIPVVPVQAGGEVTEDSKVRVIAGGYGEAKGPARTFTPITLLEVKARAGERFELPLPSKHNALVLVTRGRVSADAEAIRGGELGVFANDGDVLALRAEEDTHLLVLAGEPIREPIAHTGPFVMNNHREIIQAIYDFESGAFGAIPE; encoded by the coding sequence ATGAGCACCACGACCCAAGTCAGCGTCCCCCTCACTCCGCACACCACGCCCCGTCCCCGCACCGTGGAGAGCGTCCACGGCGGCGGAGCGCTGCACTGGGTGGGTGACGGCTTCCGAGTCCACACCCTCGTCCCCAGCGGCGGCCTGCGCCAGGAGCGGACCAGTCCCTTCCTGCTGCTCGACTACCATCCGCCCTTCGACTACCCCGCCCTGGAGAAGGGCCAGCGGGGCGTCGGCTGGCATCCGCACCGCGGCTTCGAGACGGTGACCCTCGCTTTCGAGGGCTCCGTCGCGCACCGTGACAACGCGGGGCACTCCGGCGTCATCGGTCCGGGCGACGTGCAGTGGATGACGGCGGCGTCCGGCATCCTCCACGAGGAGTATCACGAGCCCGCCTTCTCCCGGCGCGGGGGCACGTTCCACATGCTCCAGCTCTGGGTGAACCTGCCGCGCAAGGACAAGATGTCCCCTCCGGGCTACCAGCCCATCACGAAGGAGCAGATTCCCGTCGTCCCCGTGCAGGCCGGCGGGGAGGTCACCGAAGACAGCAAGGTGCGCGTCATCGCCGGCGGGTACGGTGAGGCGAAGGGTCCCGCGCGGACCTTCACGCCCATCACCCTGCTCGAGGTGAAGGCGCGCGCGGGTGAGCGCTTCGAGCTCCCGCTCCCGTCGAAGCACAACGCCCTGGTGCTCGTCACCCGGGGCCGCGTGTCGGCGGACGCGGAGGCGATTCGCGGCGGCGAGCTGGGGGTCTTCGCCAACGACGGGGACGTGCTGGCCCTGCGCGCCGAGGAGGACACGCACTTGCTCGTCCTCGCCGGCGAGCCCATCCGCGAGCCCATCGCCCACACCGGGCCGTTCGTGATGAACAACCACCGGGAGATCATCCAGGCCATCTACGACTTCGAGTCGGGGGCCTTCGGAGCGATTCCGGAGTAG